In Methanobacterium sp., the following are encoded in one genomic region:
- a CDS encoding thiazole biosynthesis protein: protein MEKFSKISEKDVTKAIVEGFTSEFIDYIESDVIIVGAGPSGLVAAKKLAEKGVKTLIIESNNYLGGGFWIGGYLMNKLTVRAPGQRILDEIGVPYEEVKKGLFVADGPHACSKLIASAMDAGAKVINMTKFDDVVLRDDRVCGIVMNWTPVSALPRAITCVDPVAIESKIVIDATGHDAVVVKSLEERGLVDIEGFGGMWVEKSEDAIVEHTKEVFPGLYVTGMSVATTYGQARMGPTFGGMLVSGEKVAELIFDKIKGSINTKTSETAVVSK from the coding sequence ATGGAGAAATTTTCAAAAATATCAGAAAAAGATGTAACAAAGGCCATTGTAGAAGGATTTACCAGCGAATTTATAGACTACATTGAAAGTGACGTAATTATAGTTGGAGCAGGTCCAAGCGGACTTGTAGCAGCAAAAAAACTTGCAGAAAAAGGTGTTAAAACACTTATCATAGAAAGCAACAATTATCTAGGCGGCGGTTTCTGGATAGGTGGCTACTTAATGAATAAACTAACAGTAAGAGCTCCAGGTCAAAGGATACTTGATGAAATAGGAGTGCCTTACGAAGAAGTAAAAAAAGGATTATTTGTTGCAGATGGCCCTCATGCCTGTTCTAAGCTAATTGCAAGTGCAATGGATGCAGGAGCTAAAGTAATTAACATGACTAAATTTGATGATGTAGTCCTACGAGATGACCGTGTTTGTGGTATTGTTATGAACTGGACACCAGTTTCTGCACTTCCAAGAGCTATAACCTGTGTTGATCCTGTCGCCATTGAATCAAAAATTGTAATAGATGCAACTGGACACGACGCTGTAGTTGTTAAATCATTAGAAGAACGTGGACTTGTAGATATTGAAGGATTTGGTGGAATGTGGGTTGAAAAGTCAGAAGATGCCATTGTTGAACATACAAAAGAAGTGTTCCCTGGCCTTTATGTAACTGGAATGTCCGTTGCAACTACCTATGGACAAGCAAGAATGGGACCTACATTTGGAGGAATGCTTGTATCTGGTGAAAAAGTGGCTGAATTGATTTTTGATAAAATTAAAGGCAGTATAAATACGAAAACATCTGAAACTGCAGTGGTAAGTAAATAA
- a CDS encoding MOSC domain-containing protein translates to MAAKIIAVCTSDTKQVKKINVRYAELKENYGIIGDAHSSSNTHRQISLLALESINKMRALGLNVNPGDFAENLTTECIDLKVLPIKTRLIVGNDAILEVTQIGKECHTRCAIYKQAGDCIMPKEGIFAKVVKSGIVKIGDEIKII, encoded by the coding sequence ATGGCAGCTAAAATTATTGCAGTTTGTACAAGTGATACGAAGCAAGTTAAGAAAATTAACGTGAGATATGCAGAGCTTAAAGAAAATTATGGCATTATTGGTGATGCCCATAGCAGCAGCAATACGCACCGTCAAATTAGTTTACTTGCCTTAGAAAGTATAAATAAAATGAGGGCTCTTGGCTTAAATGTTAATCCTGGAGACTTTGCAGAAAACTTAACTACAGAATGTATTGACCTCAAAGTTTTACCTATAAAAACGAGACTGATTGTGGGTAATGATGCTATTTTAGAGGTTACTCAAATCGGTAAAGAGTGCCATACGCGTTGTGCAATCTATAAGCAAGCAGGTGACTGTATCATGCCCAAAGAAGGAATATTTGCAAAAGTAGTAAAAAGTGGAATTGTAAAAATAGGAGATGAAATAAAAATAATCTAA
- the nifU gene encoding Fe-S cluster assembly scaffold protein NifU, whose amino-acid sequence MYSDKVMEHFQNPRNVGEIEDANGIGTVGNPTCGDLMTIYIKVKDDVIEDIKFKTFGCGAAIATSSMVTEMAMGKTIEEALEITRNDVADNLEGLPPVKMHCSNLAADALHAAIDNYRENKGEKTEGTRICTTCEEE is encoded by the coding sequence ATGTATAGTGATAAAGTAATGGAACACTTTCAAAATCCGCGAAATGTTGGTGAAATAGAAGATGCAAATGGCATAGGGACTGTAGGAAACCCTACATGTGGAGATCTAATGACAATTTACATTAAAGTTAAGGACGACGTGATTGAAGACATTAAATTCAAAACATTTGGCTGTGGTGCGGCTATTGCAACAAGCAGTATGGTAACTGAAATGGCAATGGGAAAAACAATTGAAGAAGCCTTAGAAATTACTAGAAACGATGTTGCAGATAACCTTGAGGGGTTGCCCCCTGTTAAAATGCATTGTTCAAATCTTGCAGCAGATGCATTGCACGCTGCTATTGATAACTACAGGGAAAATAAAGGAGAAAAAACAGAGGGTACACGTATCTGCACAACCTGTGAAGAAGAATAA
- the nifS gene encoding cysteine desulfurase NifS produces the protein MIYMDHSATSPVDREVFEAMKPYFVDKFGNASTLYSMGRDARKAMESARTQVALLIGAKAEEIIFTSGGTESDNIAIKGVAYRLKDKGNHIITSAIEHPAVEETCKYLEKNGFEVTYLPVYEEGIVRISDLEDAITDRTILITIMHANNEIGTIQPIAEIGEIAREKGIYFHTDAVQSVGKIPVNVEDLNVDMLSLSAHKVYGPKGIGALYVKKGVRLEPIIHGGGHEKGLRPGTENVAGVVGLGKACEIAEKNLSYDAKYITNLRNKLIKGVLDSVEQSYLNGHPIKRLPNNINFRFSSIEGESLVLHLDSKGIAASTGSACSSKKLEPSHVLTAIGLKEVDAHGSLRLTLGKENTAEDIDHAIKSIQEVVKTLRELSPLWCAAPDAEK, from the coding sequence ATGATTTATATGGACCATTCAGCTACATCACCAGTTGACAGGGAAGTATTTGAAGCAATGAAGCCATATTTTGTGGATAAATTTGGAAATGCATCTACATTATACTCTATGGGAAGAGATGCAAGAAAAGCAATGGAATCTGCAAGAACACAAGTAGCATTACTTATAGGTGCAAAAGCTGAAGAAATCATTTTTACAAGCGGAGGTACAGAATCTGATAATATTGCTATTAAAGGCGTAGCTTACCGTTTAAAAGATAAAGGAAATCACATAATCACAAGTGCTATAGAACACCCTGCAGTAGAAGAAACGTGTAAATATTTAGAAAAGAATGGATTTGAAGTTACATATCTACCGGTTTATGAAGAGGGTATTGTCAGAATATCTGATTTAGAAGATGCAATAACTGATAGGACTATTTTAATTACAATTATGCATGCAAACAATGAAATTGGAACAATCCAACCTATAGCAGAAATTGGTGAAATTGCAAGGGAAAAGGGGATTTATTTCCATACAGATGCAGTTCAAAGTGTTGGTAAAATCCCTGTAAATGTTGAAGATTTAAATGTAGATATGTTATCTCTTTCTGCACATAAGGTTTATGGGCCAAAAGGAATAGGGGCATTATATGTAAAAAAAGGAGTTAGATTAGAGCCAATAATCCATGGTGGTGGCCATGAAAAAGGTTTAAGGCCAGGAACAGAGAATGTTGCAGGGGTTGTTGGTCTGGGTAAAGCTTGCGAAATTGCAGAAAAAAATCTCTCTTATGATGCGAAATATATAACAAATTTAAGAAACAAATTAATAAAAGGAGTATTAGATTCAGTAGAACAATCCTATCTAAATGGACATCCCATAAAAAGACTTCCAAATAATATAAATTTCAGATTTAGCAGCATTGAAGGTGAATCATTAGTATTACACCTTGATTCTAAAGGTATAGCAGCTTCAACAGGTTCTGCATGCTCATCAAAGAAATTAGAACCATCACATGTCCTAACAGCTATTGGCCTTAAAGAAGTTGATGCCCACGGTTCACTGCGTTTAACACTTGGAAAAGAAAACACTGCTGAAGACATTGATCATGCAATAAAATCTATTCAAGAAGTAGTTAAAACTTTAAGAGAGCTTTCACCTCTCTGGTGTGCAGCTCCCGATGCAGAAAAATGA
- a CDS encoding homoserine O-acetyltransferase, with protein sequence MKKESVGLVDTQYYNLSDDLMLEGGGRLKKATIAYETYGKLNKEKSNAILVCHALSGDAHVAGWHEGDRKPGWWETIIGPGKCLDTEKYFIICSNVIGGCKGSTGPSSINPITDKPYGLDFPIITIFDMVNAQKKLIDHLGINQLFAVVGGSMGGMQVLQWCVSYPDMVRLAIPIATAANSAPQQIAFNEVGRQAIISDPKWNNGSYYSGEIPKDGLSLARMIGHITYLSYESMYQKFGRRLQDKEKYSFDFSLDFQVESYLHYQGESFVKRFDANSYLYITKAMDYFDLTKNGSLAEGLKDVKAKFLVISVDSDWLYPPAQSKEILMALTANNIDVSYHELKSPYGHDAFLLEEGQLNYIISGFLSDILVGDVMTNEVAKISEESSIDEAARLMLENRVTHLPVINENNKLIGIVTAWDISKAVALKYSKLEEIMTKDVIVANPDDQIEIAAEKMKKYNISSLPVVDDSQRVIGIITTDHISTLITRD encoded by the coding sequence ATGAAAAAAGAATCAGTGGGGCTTGTAGATACGCAGTATTATAATCTTTCGGATGATTTAATGCTGGAAGGTGGAGGCAGGCTTAAAAAAGCCACAATAGCCTATGAAACCTACGGTAAATTAAATAAAGAAAAAAGTAATGCTATTTTGGTCTGCCATGCCCTTTCTGGAGATGCACATGTCGCTGGATGGCATGAAGGAGACAGAAAACCAGGATGGTGGGAAACCATAATTGGCCCTGGAAAATGTTTGGATACAGAAAAATATTTTATAATCTGTTCTAATGTTATTGGTGGCTGTAAAGGCTCAACTGGTCCTTCTTCAATCAATCCTATAACTGACAAACCTTATGGATTGGATTTTCCAATAATTACTATTTTTGATATGGTAAATGCTCAAAAAAAGTTGATAGATCATTTGGGCATTAATCAACTTTTTGCAGTTGTTGGAGGTTCGATGGGAGGAATGCAAGTTCTTCAATGGTGTGTTTCTTATCCTGACATGGTACGATTGGCAATCCCAATAGCTACAGCAGCTAATTCTGCCCCACAACAAATTGCATTTAATGAAGTAGGTAGACAGGCAATAATATCCGATCCAAAATGGAACAACGGTTCTTATTATTCTGGAGAAATTCCTAAGGACGGATTAAGTCTTGCCAGGATGATAGGACACATAACATATCTTAGTTATGAATCAATGTATCAAAAATTCGGCAGAAGACTTCAAGATAAAGAAAAATACAGCTTCGATTTTTCCCTAGATTTTCAAGTTGAAAGCTACCTTCACTATCAAGGAGAATCTTTTGTAAAGAGATTTGATGCAAATTCATACCTCTATATAACAAAAGCCATGGATTATTTTGATTTAACAAAAAATGGATCCCTTGCTGAAGGTTTAAAAGATGTTAAGGCTAAATTTCTGGTTATTTCAGTGGATTCTGACTGGCTGTATCCTCCAGCACAATCAAAGGAAATTTTAATGGCATTAACAGCAAATAATATAGATGTAAGCTATCACGAGCTTAAATCACCCTATGGGCATGACGCTTTCTTACTTGAAGAAGGTCAGTTGAATTATATTATCAGTGGATTTCTTTCAGATATTCTGGTTGGAGATGTAATGACTAATGAAGTGGCTAAAATAAGTGAAGAATCAAGTATAGATGAAGCAGCAAGGCTCATGCTTGAAAATAGAGTTACACACTTACCTGTAATAAATGAAAATAATAAATTGATAGGTATAGTGACTGCATGGGATATTTCAAAGGCTGTTGCCTTAAAATACAGTAAATTAGAAGAAATAATGACAAAAGATGTTATAGTAGCTAATCCTGATGACCAGATAGAGATAGCGGCGGAAAAAATGAAAAAATACAATATTTCATCGCTGCCGGTTGTAGATGATAGTCAAAGAGTTATTGGAATCATTACAACTGACCATATAAGCACTTTAATAACAAGGGATTAG
- a CDS encoding O-acetylhomoserine aminocarboxypropyltransferase/cysteine synthase, with protein MTEEKKKEYGLSTLGLHVGQEEPDPATGARAVPIYQTSSYVFNDTEHAANLFALKEFGNIYTRIMNPTNDVFEKRIAAIEGGNSALAVASGQAANTYALLNLSLPGDEIVSANNLYGGTYQLFNYTFPELGRKVNFVESTNLKAFENAITDKTKAIFAESIGNPKLDVPDYEGIAEIAHDNGIPFVVDNTTGVGLVKPIEYGVDITTLSATKFIGGHGTSIGGVIVDSGNFNWGNGNFPVFTEPDPSYHGLNYWEVFGDFPELGNIAYTIRARVRLLRDLGAALSPFNGFMFLQGLETLDLRVKKHSENAFEVAKFLKNHPSVNWITYPGFEDDSAHELAAKYLKGGYGALIGFGIKGGLEAGKKFIENTKLLSHLANIGDAKSLVIHPASTTHQQLTLEEQVQTGVTEDFVRLSIGLENVEDIIADIDQALSKI; from the coding sequence ATGACCGAAGAAAAGAAGAAAGAATATGGATTAAGTACATTGGGATTGCACGTAGGACAGGAAGAACCTGATCCGGCAACAGGAGCAAGGGCTGTGCCCATTTATCAGACATCATCCTATGTTTTTAATGATACGGAACATGCGGCAAATCTTTTTGCCTTGAAAGAGTTTGGAAATATTTATACTCGTATAATGAATCCTACTAACGATGTTTTTGAAAAAAGAATAGCGGCCATTGAAGGAGGAAATAGTGCTTTAGCTGTGGCTTCTGGGCAAGCTGCAAATACATATGCGCTATTAAACCTTAGTTTACCTGGAGACGAAATAGTTTCTGCAAATAACCTTTACGGTGGAACTTATCAGCTATTTAATTATACATTCCCTGAATTAGGCCGAAAAGTGAATTTTGTAGAATCAACAAATCTGAAAGCATTTGAAAATGCAATTACAGACAAAACAAAGGCTATTTTCGCTGAATCAATAGGTAATCCAAAGTTAGACGTACCTGATTATGAAGGAATTGCAGAAATTGCTCATGATAATGGAATTCCATTTGTAGTTGATAATACAACAGGAGTAGGACTTGTAAAGCCTATCGAATATGGAGTAGATATAACAACACTTTCTGCAACAAAATTCATAGGAGGACACGGTACATCCATTGGAGGAGTAATAGTTGATTCTGGAAACTTCAATTGGGGTAATGGAAACTTCCCTGTGTTTACAGAACCAGATCCAAGTTATCATGGCTTAAATTATTGGGAAGTATTCGGAGATTTCCCGGAATTGGGTAATATTGCATACACAATAAGAGCACGGGTGAGACTACTCCGTGACTTAGGGGCAGCTTTAAGTCCATTCAATGGGTTCATGTTCTTACAAGGTCTTGAAACACTGGATTTAAGGGTTAAAAAACATTCAGAAAATGCATTTGAAGTTGCAAAATTCTTAAAAAATCACCCGTCAGTAAACTGGATAACTTACCCTGGATTTGAAGATGATTCTGCTCATGAACTAGCAGCTAAATATTTAAAAGGTGGATACGGGGCTTTAATTGGATTTGGTATTAAAGGAGGACTTGAAGCCGGTAAAAAATTCATTGAAAACACCAAACTTCTTTCGCATCTTGCAAACATTGGGGATGCAAAAAGTCTGGTAATACACCCTGCTTCAACAACCCACCAACAACTTACACTGGAAGAACAGGTCCAAACTGGTGTTACAGAAGACTTTGTAAGGCTTTCCATTGGTCTTGAAAACGTTGAAGATATTATAGCAGATATAGATCAGGCATTATCCAAAATATAG
- a CDS encoding cysteine--tRNA ligase, with protein MLKVYNTMTHKKEEFKSINKNRIKMFVCGPTVYDKSHIGHGRTYIAFDVIARYLKYKGYSVFYLQNITDIDDKIIKRANEIGVEPLKLAKEFEELYFHDMELLNVNNVNFYARAIEHLDEIINQIQTLIDKKFAYETSTGVYFDESRFEDFGKLSNRNIEDLNVHRVNPDKTKRNHGDFALWKKRDDGPSWDSPWGPGRPGWHIEDTAITETYFGGQFDIHGGGLDLIFPHHEAEIAQMESATGKKPMVKYWLHTGFLNVSGEKMSKSLGNFITIKELLEEYDPQVFRFFVLSTHYRSPIDFSDESLQQSQNSLKRIHKLMETIDGILKADIAENHEADEKYFKILENTKEEFLDAMDNDFNTPIALSVLFNFIRDINKGINEGKIPKNMFKEIKELFNEFGDILGLNFSVESRNNDLTEELLNILIDVRKKLRENKNYELADEIRSMLRDAGIHLEDK; from the coding sequence ATGCTGAAAGTATACAACACCATGACCCATAAAAAAGAAGAGTTCAAATCTATAAACAAAAATAGAATTAAAATGTTTGTATGCGGGCCAACAGTTTACGATAAATCACATATAGGACACGGGAGAACATATATTGCTTTTGATGTTATAGCAAGATATCTTAAATACAAAGGATACAGTGTTTTTTATCTGCAAAATATCACAGATATCGATGATAAAATAATTAAAAGGGCAAATGAAATTGGAGTTGAACCATTAAAGCTTGCCAAGGAATTTGAAGAACTCTATTTCCATGATATGGAACTATTAAATGTAAATAACGTTAATTTTTATGCAAGGGCAATAGAACACCTTGATGAAATCATTAATCAAATTCAAACACTTATTGATAAAAAATTTGCTTATGAAACTTCTACTGGAGTTTATTTTGATGAATCTCGTTTTGAAGACTTTGGAAAACTCTCGAATAGAAATATTGAAGATTTAAACGTTCATAGAGTCAATCCCGATAAAACAAAAAGAAATCATGGAGATTTTGCGCTATGGAAAAAAAGAGATGATGGACCATCCTGGGACTCCCCGTGGGGACCTGGAAGGCCAGGATGGCATATTGAAGATACTGCAATAACTGAAACCTATTTTGGAGGTCAGTTTGATATTCACGGCGGAGGATTAGATCTTATTTTCCCTCATCACGAGGCAGAAATTGCTCAAATGGAATCTGCAACAGGTAAAAAACCAATGGTGAAGTACTGGTTGCATACAGGTTTTTTGAACGTCAGCGGAGAGAAAATGTCCAAATCACTTGGAAATTTCATCACAATTAAAGAGTTGCTTGAGGAGTATGACCCTCAAGTATTTAGATTTTTTGTTCTTTCAACTCACTACAGAAGTCCCATTGATTTTAGCGACGAATCACTTCAACAGTCACAAAACAGCCTTAAAAGGATTCATAAACTAATGGAAACTATTGATGGAATCTTAAAAGCAGATATAGCTGAAAACCACGAAGCTGATGAAAAATATTTTAAAATATTAGAAAATACTAAAGAAGAATTCTTAGATGCAATGGATAATGACTTTAATACGCCTATTGCACTTTCAGTACTTTTCAATTTTATAAGAGACATAAATAAAGGCATAAATGAAGGAAAAATCCCCAAAAATATGTTTAAAGAAATAAAAGAATTGTTTAATGAATTTGGAGATATTTTAGGACTTAATTTTTCAGTTGAATCCCGTAATAACGATTTAACAGAAGAATTACTCAATATACTCATTGATGTAAGGAAAAAGCTCCGTGAAAATAAGAATTATGAGCTTGCAGATGAAATAAGAAGCATGTTACGTGATGCTGGTATCCATTTAGAGGATAAATAA
- a CDS encoding helix-turn-helix domain-containing protein yields the protein MRPPCEIVVWYVIPTIRSELAKELLSLGMKQKEISELLDITQPAVSQYISDKRGHGIKFDEHTMSMIKDFALDLKEQRMEQGGMIRRICEICKNVKAEEILCQLHKEKDNIPGSCNACMGSERGSKQDYCI from the coding sequence GTGAGACCACCATGTGAAATAGTTGTATGGTACGTAATTCCAACCATACGATCTGAATTAGCCAAAGAACTTCTTAGTTTGGGTATGAAGCAAAAAGAAATTTCTGAATTACTGGATATAACTCAACCTGCAGTTTCACAGTATATAAGTGATAAAAGAGGGCATGGAATTAAGTTTGATGAACATACGATGAGCATGATTAAGGATTTTGCATTAGATCTTAAAGAACAAAGGATGGAACAAGGTGGCATGATCCGCAGAATTTGTGAGATATGTAAAAACGTTAAAGCAGAAGAAATTTTATGTCAATTGCATAAAGAGAAAGATAACATCCCTGGAAGTTGTAATGCTTGTATGGGTTCTGAAAGAGGTTCGAAACAGGATTATTGTATATAA
- the cysE gene encoding serine O-acetyltransferase, whose product MFKRIREDIEMVLLRDPAARNKLGVILTYPGLHAIWLYIIAHWFWVRNHLLTANFISAMARFITGIEIHPGATIGKRVFIDHGMGVVIGETAEVGDDVLIYQGVVLGGTSLEKKKRHPSVGSGVVIGSGAKIIGNIEIGDCSKVGAGSVVLKSAPRGSTIVGIPGRNVKEERKCAIDLDHGELPDPVAEVITLLLQRQDEMEEQIRALGISTTTIKMDELFNRKSEIEEIFSEGAGI is encoded by the coding sequence ATGTTTAAAAGGATTAGGGAAGATATTGAAATGGTTCTTTTGAGGGATCCTGCTGCAAGGAATAAATTAGGTGTAATTTTAACCTATCCGGGTCTTCATGCTATTTGGCTTTATATTATAGCACACTGGTTTTGGGTTCGCAATCATTTATTAACGGCTAACTTTATATCTGCCATGGCTCGCTTTATTACAGGAATAGAGATACATCCAGGTGCAACAATCGGAAAAAGAGTGTTTATCGACCATGGAATGGGTGTTGTCATTGGTGAAACTGCAGAAGTTGGTGATGATGTTTTGATTTATCAGGGAGTTGTTCTTGGAGGTACAAGTCTTGAAAAGAAAAAAAGACATCCAAGCGTTGGTAGTGGAGTTGTAATAGGCTCAGGAGCTAAAATTATAGGTAATATTGAAATAGGAGACTGTTCTAAGGTTGGTGCAGGGTCTGTGGTCTTAAAATCCGCCCCGAGAGGGTCTACAATAGTGGGAATACCTGGAAGAAACGTCAAAGAAGAACGTAAATGCGCTATAGATTTAGATCATGGAGAATTACCTGATCCTGTTGCAGAAGTAATTACACTTCTTTTGCAGCGGCAGGATGAAATGGAAGAACAAATTAGAGCATTAGGAATATCTACAACTACTATAAAGATGGATGAATTATTTAATAGAAAATCAGAGATTGAAGAAATATTTTCTGAAGGTGCAGGCATCTAG
- the cysK gene encoding cysteine synthase A produces the protein MVKIPELTRGIANDTTELIGNTPLVRLNKITKGLNAEIVAKLESFNPLGSVKDRIGVSLIETGEELGVIKEDSVLIEPTSGNTGIALAFVAAAKGYKLILTMPDTMSIERRKLLAAFGAEIVLTPGANGMPGAIEKAEQLAEEIPNAVMPQQFKNPANPKIHRETTAEEIWRDTEGKVDILVSGVGTGGTLTGIAEVLKERNPNFKAVAVEPITSPVLSGGAKGPHKIQGIGAGFVPDVLRTDLIDEIIQVKDEDAGKTLLRLAREEGILAGISSGAATFAAIQLAKREENEGKRIVVVLPDTGERYLSVEWVFEEIYKPYDETIFPRI, from the coding sequence ATGGTAAAGATACCAGAACTAACAAGAGGAATAGCTAACGATACAACAGAATTGATAGGTAATACTCCACTTGTAAGATTAAACAAAATTACAAAAGGACTAAATGCAGAGATTGTGGCAAAACTCGAATCTTTTAACCCTTTGGGGAGTGTAAAGGATAGGATCGGAGTTTCATTGATTGAAACAGGGGAAGAATTGGGGGTCATAAAAGAAGACTCAGTTTTAATTGAACCTACAAGCGGGAACACAGGAATTGCTTTAGCATTTGTAGCGGCAGCTAAAGGTTACAAACTGATATTAACCATGCCTGACACAATGTCTATTGAACGTAGAAAGCTTTTAGCAGCTTTTGGAGCAGAAATAGTACTTACTCCTGGTGCAAACGGCATGCCTGGCGCGATAGAAAAGGCAGAACAACTTGCAGAAGAAATTCCAAATGCTGTAATGCCACAGCAATTTAAAAATCCTGCAAACCCAAAAATACACAGAGAAACCACTGCAGAAGAAATTTGGAGAGATACGGAAGGTAAAGTGGATATTTTAGTTTCGGGTGTAGGTACTGGGGGAACACTGACAGGGATTGCTGAAGTACTTAAAGAAAGAAATCCTAATTTCAAAGCAGTTGCAGTTGAACCTATAACTTCACCAGTGTTGTCTGGAGGAGCAAAAGGACCCCATAAAATACAGGGTATTGGTGCAGGATTTGTCCCTGATGTCCTTAGAACTGATTTGATTGATGAGATCATCCAGGTTAAGGATGAAGATGCAGGTAAAACTTTATTAAGGCTTGCAAGAGAAGAAGGAATACTTGCAGGGATTTCATCAGGCGCTGCAACATTTGCCGCCATTCAACTGGCTAAAAGAGAAGAAAATGAAGGTAAAAGAATAGTTGTAGTACTTCCTGATACTGGAGAAAGGTATCTGAGTGTTGAATGGGTATTTGAAGAAATTTATAAGCCATACGATGAAACAATATTCCCAAGAATATAA
- a CDS encoding dinitrogenase iron-molybdenum cofactor biosynthesis protein: MSTKVAIASSDGKFVNQHFGRAKQFLIVKIKEDGSYEFLERRDNVPSCNPTGESTTEDAIELISDVEGVLVSQVGPGAADRLIAHGIQPIIIPMLIEDAIKKVYELMQEEKEE, from the coding sequence ATATCGACTAAAGTAGCAATCGCAAGCAGTGATGGAAAGTTTGTAAATCAGCATTTTGGAAGAGCAAAGCAGTTTTTAATAGTTAAAATTAAAGAGGATGGCAGTTATGAATTTTTAGAACGTCGAGATAATGTTCCTTCATGCAACCCAACTGGTGAAAGTACTACTGAAGATGCTATTGAATTAATTTCAGATGTTGAAGGCGTTCTTGTAAGTCAAGTAGGGCCTGGAGCAGCTGATAGACTTATAGCACATGGAATTCAACCTATAATCATACCAATGTTGATAGAAGACGCTATTAAGAAAGTTTATGAGTTAATGCAAGAAGAAAAAGAGGAATAA
- a CDS encoding sulfurtransferase TusA family protein gives MSEIKVNVKGETCPVPLVEFRKALKKADKGDLVEVTGTHPASKKEIPMAVDALGSELVDVQEKEGVWKIKIRK, from the coding sequence GTGTCCGAAATAAAAGTCAATGTAAAGGGCGAAACATGCCCTGTACCCTTAGTAGAATTTCGAAAAGCTTTAAAAAAGGCAGATAAGGGAGATTTAGTGGAAGTTACGGGAACTCATCCTGCTTCCAAAAAGGAAATTCCAATGGCAGTAGATGCATTAGGCTCTGAATTAGTAGATGTTCAGGAAAAAGAAGGAGTTTGGAAAATAAAAATCCGTAAATGA
- a CDS encoding DsrE/DsrF/DrsH-like family protein: protein MTDKATIIVHSGDMDKIYSALIVANGALSMGMEASLYFTFWGLQRLQKGGLEKGPLSKMNFLGLGKWMIKSRMKKANVVSLERLINDYKELGGKIIACEMTMEIMGVKKEDLQQDLIDEYGAVGTYIQEARDSKITLFI from the coding sequence ATGACTGATAAAGCCACTATTATAGTTCACAGTGGAGATATGGACAAAATATACAGCGCACTTATAGTTGCTAACGGAGCACTTTCTATGGGGATGGAAGCCTCACTTTACTTCACTTTCTGGGGACTTCAACGTCTTCAAAAAGGCGGATTGGAGAAAGGCCCCTTATCTAAAATGAATTTTCTGGGTTTAGGTAAATGGATGATTAAAAGCAGAATGAAAAAAGCCAATGTAGTATCCCTAGAAAGACTTATAAATGATTACAAAGAGCTTGGAGGAAAAATAATAGCCTGTGAAATGACCATGGAAATAATGGGAGTTAAAAAAGAAGACCTCCAGCAAGATTTAATCGACGAATACGGTGCAGTAGGTACATATATACAGGAAGCTCGAGATTCAAAAATAACTCTGTTTATATAG